The genomic DNA AGCCTGAAGAAGAACCCTCATCGCAGAGTTCGCCTGCATCAGCTCCTTGGAACTCAGATCCAGAGAGTGTTCGATCATACCCCTGTCAGCATCAAACTGGATGTACGCATCGTTTACTGCGCTGACAAACTGCTCCCATTCCGCAGGAACTGTAAACAGATCGCCGAAATACCGCCTTAACTGGCGCCTGAGAAGATTGTGGATCTGATCTTTCATCGTTTTTCTGCGTAAACAGTGACTGTCATGGTCTGGTTATGCAGCTCGCACCTGGTACGCCGGACAAAAGGGCTGATTTCTCCATACGAATAAAAACCGGCTATGACAGTCTGATTTCCGAGTATATCACGCACCCCCTCCACCTCTTCCTCTGTTCTCTGCTTGAGCACCATCCTCCGTCCCACGCAGCTGACCAGTACAGCTAGTTCAGGATAGTGTGAGCCGATCGCCTCGTAACCCAATTTTGCAGCACCTACAGCACCGTCGATAAGACGGTCGACATTGGCTTTCATGAGACGGGCATATGTTCCTTCCGGCATATCCCCGGCAAATGTCATGCTCTGCTCATCTTCATTGATTGCGAGTATTGTGCGGACCAGTCCGGTTGTGTTTTCCTTTGTCCGCAGACTGAGGGGGAAGAGCAAGCCTGTTGCAGGAAGCCCTCTGGCATGCTCACCGAGGTATTTTTTGTATAATTCAAGCGCGGAATATCCGTCCAGCTCATACAGCACATTTCCTTTCGATGCGGTGATCATGCGTTCAGGACCGAACGGGGCCCAGCCTCCGACAGAACCGTATCCCACCTGCAGACGGTCCCCATAAAAACCAATAGCTGCAATCGTGTTCTTTTCAGGATCGCTGTTCCAGAACACCCTGGTTTCCTGAAAACGTTCCCCATCACCTGCAAGTCCTCCGGTCACAGCAACCCCATTGGGCAGATCATCAGACAACCCGTTGACCAGTTCACTGCCATTCACACGAATTCCATCGGACAGGACAAATATATGCACAAGCCCTTCCTTCTCAAAAGACCGCGCGAGAAGCCTGCCTGCCTGATAACTGTCTACCGACTTGCTCAGCTTCACCTGTGCACCATGAACCTTTGTATGTTCGAAGCTGACAGCAGTAGCAACCAGAGAATCATCCTCGACCAGTGTCGAATAAATTTCCCCTGCAGTTGAACATCCGAAAAACTGTGCCTCAGGGTATGCCTTTTTAAGATCATCAGCATAAGTCTTCTTCATCAGCTGGCGGGTGGAAGCGAAAATCAGGACCAAATCTACTCTATTATCCGGAATCTGCGGCAACGGGGAATGCCATCCTCTATCGGGCATCAATCTGCTCTGGCTAATCTTCATATTGTCTGATTTGTATATAACCTTTCAGAATCATATGGAGATATCTCTTCAGATTCATCTCCTTCCAAAATGTAGCAGAAAAAATTCACTTTGCAAATGCCTGATCCTGTTGCATATGTACGCGAAAAAGCAAAAAACCCTTATGATACATATTGTCCCTACTACTCTGATGGAATCTCACGGAATAGTCAATCCTACCATGGTAGGGAAACACATTCGTCATCCCTGTAACTGATTGTTTTTTCTGTTCAATACGCTAAAATTACATAGAGAAATTTTCTTGTTTTTTGTACAGCGTATTGTTCGTTCTTAAAATCATTAAGATAGCTAATGATTAAATATGGGAATCTCATGTATACACGATATCTGCTACACAAAAAAGAAATACGAAGTAAATAGCAATAATAATAAGAAAAATGAGCATGGAGACTAAAAAGCAGGCTTTTTTCCCCTTGCAATAATACAGAAAAAGAGTATTATAGGAATTAAGAAAAGGAATTGCGAGACCCAGGACGGGTGTAAACCTGAGGATCAAGCAGTTGAATTAGGGAGCAGGAGTCAGTTACGGTGTGCAAGCCTCCAGCAGCGAGGAGGAAGCCTGAAGTACCTGACAAAGCACCCACTTAAACAAAGAGCTCATGGTTTCCCGGATCTGGGATCGCAAAAAAATTCTGGAGCCATATAAGGGTAATTGGTCATCCTGGAAATGTAAAGGCAGATTTTCGATATGCCGGCGCAAAGGTTGTCCAAACATACAGACCCTTAGAATGGCTCTATTTGTTTCTGAAAACAATATCCGTATTGAATCTGGCAACTTCCGGCCGGGTTAAGAACTCCCATTCCCCCTGAACACCATAACAGCGCAGAGCTGCCTCGATGTGGAGCATCGCGATACCACAGTCAAGCCGCTTGGAAATACTGTAGGAATCATTAAGGTTGTCCACTGCAACGGTAATACCGTTTCCGCTGATATGAAATCTCCACGGCTGACGGTTTACCGCTGAAGGAGCCAGTCGTGCAGCCTCAAGGGCTTTCGTAACCCACTCGGGCCAGATGTCTGCTCTCAGTCCTGATACCAATGCGCTGAGCGGCGTTCTTTTGTGAGTTCTTCCGAATCCTGTCATGATCTTTTCTTCAAGAGAGACCGTTTTCTCCGCGTACCCGAGCGGGGTAACCGCGAGTACCTTTTCGTTCTCCCTCATGTCTGTCAGAGAGGCAGCCGTATCAGGACGAAAGAAACCGCCGACCCAGCACGTGCCAAGGCCGCTTGAGGCAGCTTCCAGAATAATGCCTTCTCCTGTGTACCCGACCTTCTCCTGCACATTCGGATCCTTCATGTCTCCGATAAAGGCGATAAACGCGGGAGCGCCTTTTATCTTTCCATAACTTCCGATTGCGCCCCTGAATACGCTCTCCGGGGAGCGAGTGACCAGTGCTGCCCTGGCTCCGGAAAAAGGACGGAATGCATGACAAAATACCGCGAGGTCTTTGATCTGTTGTTCTGCCACCGGGCGCGCAGCAAACACCCGGCGTGATCTTCTTGCCGGAATTGCTGAATACCATCTTTCCCATGGGATATCCAAGGATGCCTGACTACCTCACTAAGCAGCAAAGGACTTAATGCTTAAACGCCCTTTGTCCGGTAAAGACCATCGTCACTTTCGGATTCGCCTCATTACAGGCCACGATGGACTCAAAATCCCTGTCTGATCCTCCGGGATGGACAATTGCGGTAATGCCTTCCCTAATGCCTACATCAACACCGTCCCTGAACGGGAAAAAGGCATCAGATATCATCACAGAACCGATGAGTCCCCCTCTGTTGCTCTTGGTCTCTTCATCCACTTCGCGGAGTTCATTCCTGTCCCTATTGCCGTGCATGACATCGAGTTCAAAAGCCTTGTACGGGACACCATGCTTTTGAAAGCATAACGCATCAGCGTATTTGGTATATGCCTTAAAGACAGCT from Nitrospirota bacterium includes the following:
- a CDS encoding FIST N-terminal domain-containing protein, translating into MVLIFASTRQLMKKTYADDLKKAYPEAQFFGCSTAGEIYSTLVEDDSLVATAVSFEHTKVHGAQVKLSKSVDSYQAGRLLARSFEKEGLVHIFVLSDGIRVNGSELVNGLSDDLPNGVAVTGGLAGDGERFQETRVFWNSDPEKNTIAAIGFYGDRLQVGYGSVGGWAPFGPERMITASKGNVLYELDGYSALELYKKYLGEHARGLPATGLLFPLSLRTKENTTGLVRTILAINEDEQSMTFAGDMPEGTYARLMKANVDRLIDGAVGAAKLGYEAIGSHYPELAVLVSCVGRRMVLKQRTEEEVEGVRDILGNQTVIAGFYSYGEISPFVRRTRCELHNQTMTVTVYAEKR
- a CDS encoding nitroreductase family protein, whose product is MDIPWERWYSAIPARRSRRVFAARPVAEQQIKDLAVFCHAFRPFSGARAALVTRSPESVFRGAIGSYGKIKGAPAFIAFIGDMKDPNVQEKVGYTGEGIILEAASSGLGTCWVGGFFRPDTAASLTDMRENEKVLAVTPLGYAEKTVSLEEKIMTGFGRTHKRTPLSALVSGLRADIWPEWVTKALEAARLAPSAVNRQPWRFHISGNGITVAVDNLNDSYSISKRLDCGIAMLHIEAALRCYGVQGEWEFLTRPEVARFNTDIVFRNK